In Thermobaculum terrenum ATCC BAA-798, the DNA window AGCCAGTGCCTGTGGATGAGAATAAGCTTTATTAATCCTATCTAGCTCAGTATCCTGTATACCTAGAAGGCAGTGCCGTACTCTAAGCTCATGCTCGCCTCTAATGAAGATTTTGCCCGCATATTCTAGCAATAGGTCATAAGTCTCATGTATGCTACCTGCTTGCGAGTTCTCTACGGGCACCACTGCCAAGTCTGTATGCTTGTTAGCCACTGATTCAAATACGTCCCTTAATGAGGGTAGCGGTACTGGTTCACATCCTGGCACAGAAAGTAGAGAAGCTTCTTCGCTGTATGCCCCTGGTTCTCCCTGAAATGCCACACGCTGTCTATCTGTCATAGCACCTTCCTAGACCGCTTTTGTCTTATTGTGCCAGACAGGGAGGCATGTATAGAAGATCGTTAGAGGCTCTATTTGCTACTATTAGGGATGTGACTATAAAGAGATTGGTGCAGGATAAAAAACAATGATGATTGTGAGGGTGATGCAAAGGCATGAGTCAAGATATGGAAATTAGGAATAAACTGAATGATCTAGCTTACAACCTTAAGTGGAGCTGGACTCCGTCTACTGCAGAGCTATTTTCCCATATAGATTCTGAGAACTGGCAGAAGACCAAGCACAATCCAGTACTGCTGCTAAAGAAGATATCTGATGAAAGGCTGCGGATGCTTCTAGCTGATAAGTCGTTTGTGGATAGAGTTAACCAGGAGCATGATTCCCTTCAACGTTATCTTGAGGCTAATAATACTTGGTTCTCAGAAAATTATGGGGCCAGGGACTTCAGCGTCGCTTATTTCTCAGCTGAGTTTGGCTTGGTAGAGTGTCTCCCTATCTATTCTGGAGGGCTGGGAGTTCTTGCTGGTGACCATCTTAAGTCGGCCAGTGATCTGGGTATTCCTCTGGTGGGTGTAGGTCTGCTCTATAAGAATGGCTACTTCTTCCAGAAGATAGATGAGAATGGTTGGCAGCAAGAGGAGTATCCAGATATAAACTATCTTCATACTCCGTTAACATTAGTAACCGACATGTCGGGCAATCGAGTAATAGGTGAAGTTGATGTCGCCGACGCTGTAGTTAAGTTCCAGATATGGAAAGCCAGGGTAGGAAGGGTAGACCTCTATCTTCTGGATACTAATTTGGAAGAGAATCAGGCCCCCTACAGGGACATAACCGATAAGCTTTACGGAGGGGATTCTGAAAAGCGCATTCAACAGGAGATCGTACTTGGTATTGGAGGTATCAGGGCTCTGCGAATGCTTGGGCTGTATCCTCAGGTCTATCACATGAACGAGGGACACTCAGCGTTTCTCGTCCTTGAGCGCATGAGAGAGATGATCCAGGATATGGGCAAAAGCTTCGAAGAGGCCCTGGAAACTGTACGATCTACTAACGTTTTTACTACTCATACTCCTGTAGCTGCTGGGCACGACTACTTCTCAATCGATCTGATTGAGAGGTATCTGCAATCTTATATTAATAAATTAGGTATCTCATTTGAGCAGTTACTGGCCTTGGGAAGGAAGAGACCAGAAGATGAAAACGAACTCTTCTGCATGACGGTGCTTGCATTGAAGTCATCTAGTAAAAACAACGGTGTAAGTAAGCTGCACGGTCGAGTCTCTCAGGAAATGTGGCGCTCCCTATGGCCGGAGCTGCCTGTCGAAGATGTGCCGATTGGTTATGTTACTAATGGTGTGCATGCGCCTACCTGGTTATCCAGCTCTCTTAGAGATATTCTAAGTGACTCAGAAGGGAATATAGATTGGCAGAAAATATTGGAAGTAGATGACGAACTTTTATGGCGCCTGCACAAAGAGCTCAAGAGGCAATTGATCGAGTTAGTCAATAGCAGATCGAAGATAGGTAAGCTGGGGAATCTTACTGAGGACGTCCTAACTATAGGATTTGCCAGGAGATTTGCCACCTATAAGAGAGCGACTTTGCTCTTCAGTGATGAAGAGAAGCTCGCTGCCATACTAAATAATCCTCAGCATCCAGTGCAGATACTATTCTCAGGCAAGGCACATCCGCGTGACAATGGCGGCAAGGAGTTGATACAAAAGATCGTACAACTCTCCAAACGTGAGCCCTTCCTTGGAAAGATAGCCTTTATAGAGGATTATGATCTAGAGATTGCCCGTCACCTTGTTAGGGGGTGCGATGTTTGGCTGAATAATCCAGTGCGTCCAATGGAGGCAAGCGGTACCAGTGGAATGAAAGCCAGCATGAATGGAGTGCTTAATGCTAGTACCCTGGATGGGTGGTGGGCAGAAGCTTGGGAATCTTCAAACAAAGGTAGCGACGGCTTTGGCTGGGCTATAGGGGACGGGAAAGTCTACGAAAGCCCGGAAGTGCAGAACGAGGTGGAATCGAGAGCAATATATGAGTTGCTGGAAGCAAGCATAATTCCTCTCTTCTACGATCGAGATGAAAAGGGGATTCCTCGTAAATGGGTCAAGATGATGAAGGAGGCTATATCTGGTTTGGGTCCTAAGTTTACCACCGATAGAATGCTGAAGGAATATGTGGAAGGCTTCTATATGGTGGATCGTACTGATGACAAGATATTAGTGTAATTCCTAGACTCTAAACTAGAGAGCTGCAGGTGCTTACATAAGCACCTGCAGCTCTCTTTTAAATGCTAGCTGAAAGCGAAGGATGGACCATGCATCTGCTGAGCAATCTGGTAGAGCCTTGCAACTCTCTTAGCTACTGGTGGATGCGTGCTAAACAAAGATGCCAGATCTGCACCTCTCAGTGGCTGCACTATGAAGAGGTGGGATGCTGCAGGGCTGACTCTCATCGGATGCATTGCCACAGATGCCTCCAGTTTTTGTAAAGCCGATGCTAGATCTAGAGGTCTTCCTGTCAGCTTGGCGGCCCCCTCGTCAGCTGCGTACTCCCTAGATCTAGAGATTGCTAGCTGTACCAATGTAGCTGCTATCGGTGCTACTATGATCACTAATAGTGCACCCAGCGGATTAGCACCGCCCTCGCGATCGTCAGATCTACTGTACCCACCGAATATAAACGCCCACCGTGCCATGTTTGCTAGGAACATAATGGCCCCAGCTATAGTAGCCACTATCGTCTGTATGAGCGTATCTCGGTTTCTTACATGAGTTAGTTCATGAGCTATTACTCCAGCTAGCTCATCTCTGTTTAGAATACTCATGATCCCAGTGGTTACGGCTACTGCTGCGTGTTTAGGATCTCGGCCGGTTGCAAATGCGTTAGCTGCGGGAGAATCAATTATATAAACCCTTGGCTTAGGTATCCTGGCTTGGTGAGCAAGTTGCTCTACTATCTGATGCAGCTCGGGTGCTTCCTCCCACCCGACCTCTCTAGCTCCAGTCATCATAAGGGCGATTTTGTCGCTGTACCAGTAAGAGAAGAAATTCATTCCTAATGCTAGTACAAAAGCGAATACAAGTCCTTGCCTACCGCCAAGAAGCATCCCCACCAACAAGAATAATCCTGTTAGCAGGGTCAGCAAGAATACAGTCTTTATTCCGTTCTTTGACATCACCTCTTCGAGGCCTCCATAAAACTAATGTTGTCTACATAAAACTATATCTATGCCTGTACTACCAGTCAAACAGTTGAGGGTATAAGATTGATTTGAACTTTTCTTACGGTATTATCCACATTAGTATCAACTAGTACTATGGACTGCCAGGTTCCCAATTGTAGTCGTTTATCTCTCACAGCCAATACTAGAAAAGGAGAGATGAAAGCTGGCAATATATGATCTCGCCCATGTCCTGGAGAGCCATGTGCGTGTCTGTAGTTGGAGCTTTTGGGAAAAAGCTGGTCTATCGCATTAATTAGATCGTACTCTGACCCTGACCCTGTCTCCATCAGTGCCAGTCCAGCTGTAGCGTGGGGTACGAAGACGTGTACCAGCCCTTCCTGTAAATCCTTAATGGCTTCTTCTATCTTACTGGTAATGTCTACCACCGCCGGTTTATTCCCGGTGTTGATCGTAAACTCAAGAGTCTTCACTCTCTACCTCCTAATTTCACTTGATCCTAGCAGGTGTGCCTTGGATTTTACTCTTAGAATATAGTGATATAATGCTGAATCGAAAGCTATCTGTGTTCTATATTTTGCAGGAGGAGATGTCATGAGTGACTCTATACATGATATCGCTATAGAAAGCCTTATGAAGGAGGAGCGTATATTTGACCCTCCTGAAGAGTTTCGTAAGAGGGCGAATATCAATTCTCCTGATATCTATAAGAAGGCCGAGGAGAACTTTGAAGCATTCTGGGATGAGCTTGCCAAAAGCGAGCTTCATTGGTTCGAACCTTATCAAAAAGTGCTGGATTGGAATCCTCCTTATGCGAGATGGTTTGATGGGGGCAAAATCAACGTCTCCTACAATTGCTTGGATAGACATGTCCTCTCTGGCGGTGGTGACAAGATAGCTTACTATTGGGAGGGCGAGCCCGGTGATACTCGAGAGGTAACTTATGCAGATCTCCTTAGAGATGTAAAGAAGTGTGCTAATGCCCTCAAGCAGCTTGGAGTGCAGAAGGGTGATAGAGTAGCCATATATATGCCGATGGTGCCGGAACTACCAGTTGCTATGCTTGCATGTGCGCGCATAGGCGCCCCTCATACTGTGGTGTTTGGAGGGTTCTCAGCTGATGCATTGGCCGGCAGAATAAATGATTCTCAGGCTAAGGTTCTTATTACTGCTGATGGTGGATATCGTAAGGGGAATATAGTTCCTCTCAAGAAGAATGCAGATGAGGCCCTAAAGAATACATCTAGCGTCGAGAAGGTAATAGTCCTCAAAAGAACAGGACATGATGTAGACATGACTCCTGGTAGGGATATCTGGTGGCATGACATTGTTCCAAATCAGTCCGAGGACTGCCCTGCAGAACCACTCGATTCAGAGCATATGCTATACCTATTGTATACTTCCGGTACTACTGCGAAGCCCAAAGGTATAGTCCATACGAGTGCTGGGTATCTACTTGGCGTATCACTTACCCACAAATGGATATTCGATATAAAGCCTGAAGATGTCTATTGGTGCGCTGCTGATATAGGGTGGGTTACTGGGCACTCCTATATAGTCTATGGGCCCCTAGCTAATCATACAACCAGCGTTATCTATGAAGGGGCGCCAGATTATCCAGGTCCTGACCGTTGGTGGTCAATAATAGAGAAGTATAAAGTGACCATACTCTACACAGCTCCAACAGCGATAAGGGCACACATGAAGTGGGGTCCTCAACATGCTCAGGCTCACGATCTGTCTTCTCTCCGTTTGCTTGGTTCGGTGGGCGAACCGATCAACCCTGAAGCGTGGCTGTGGTACTACAAGTACATAGGTGGGGAAAGATGCCCTGTGGTAGACACCTGGTGGCAGACTGAGACAGGTATGATCATGATAAGTCCGTTACCAGGTATAACTCGTCTCAAGCCAGGATCCGCAACCTTCCCCTTCCCTGGGGTTCAGGCGGATGTTGTTGATGAGCAGGGCAATAGTGTTCCACCTGGGGTAGGAGGTTATCTTGTTCTCAAGAGGCCTTGGCCCGCGATGCTCAGGGGAATATACGGAGATCCTGATAGATATGTTCAGACTTATTGGAGCAGGTTCCCTGACGTCTATTTCTCAGGGGATGGGGCCAAGCGCGATGAAGAAGGCTACTTCTGGCTCTTGGGTAGAGTGGACGATGTAATGAACGTTTCGGGTCATAGAATATCAACTATAGAAGTGGAAAGTGCGCTTGTTGATGACCCTCGCGTTGCTGAGGCAGCTGTTATAGGACAACACGACGAAGTAACGGGTGAGGCTATATTTGCATTCGTGATTCTTAAGTCCGATGTTGAGCCTACACCCGAGCTTGGAGAAGAACTACGCCAGCACGTTGCGAGGAAAATAGGTCCTATAGCTAGACCTAAACGCATCATGTTTACTCCTGACCTGCCGAAGACTCGTAGTGGAAAGATCATGAGGAGACTGCTGCGAGATATAGCGAATGATCGTCAGCTTGGAGATACTACTACTCTTGCAGATGCATCAGTAGTTGAGTTAATACAGAGCGCCACCAAGGCTAACGTTGAGGACGAGGACTCGGTAAGGCGTTAGTAACAAAGAACTCCAAGGGAGCGGGTATACCCGCTCCCTTGACCCCTCCCAGGGCGCAAGGTATATTGTAAAAGAAATGTAGCAGATGCAAATTATTTCAATCGCCATTTGATGCTTTGATTTTCGAGCTTACTCGCGCCCGGAGGATGCTATGCATATACCCGATGGTTACCTCAGTCCATCAACTTGTGCTGTTATGTACGCAGCAACAGCACCTTTCTGGTATATAGCCTTACAGAGGCTACGCAAATTCCTTTCTAGCAGGCTCATTCCCCTAATATCTTTGATGAGCGCATTCTCCTTCGTGATAATGATGTTCAACATCCCTCTCCCCGGCGGTACCACTGGGCACGCTGTGGGTATGGGTATAGCTTCGATTGTCCTTGGCCCTTGGGGATCGATCATAGCTATATCGATAGCTCTCATCCTCCAGGCTGTATTTTTTGGTGACGGTGGCATCCTGGCGATAGGTGCTAACTGTTTCAATATGGCTGTAGTAGGGTCTCTGGTGGCGTATGCAATATATCGTCTTCTGTCGGGCAGGGCACCTCTCACGTCTGGTAGAAGAGTCATAGCAGCTGCAATAGCGGGTTATGTAGCTATTAATGCTGCGGCTTTTCTTGCTGCTATAGAGTTTGGTATTCAGCCGATGCTTTTCAAAGACGCTAATGGCGTCCCACTTTATTCGTTTTATCCTCTTTCAGTAGCTATACCTGCCATGATGATAGGGCACCTAACATTTGCAGGTATAGCAGAGGCTATAGTAACCGGGGGAGTAGTAGCTTACTTGCAGAAGGTAGACCCAAGCTTGCTCAGAATGACAGCTGCGGATGTAGAAGAGGGTGTGCAGCGTACTAGCATATCCCCTCGTAGGCTGATACCTTTGTGGGTAACTCTTGCACTACTAGTCGTACTTACACCTCTTGGACTGCTAGCTTCTGGGACTGCATGGGGAGAGTGGGGTACTGAAGAGGTGGTTCAAGAGCAAGCCGGATACTATATTCGCAACCTGTCGACTTCTGAAAGGCAGGCACTTGCCTCCGACTTTAGATCCTTGGCTTCACAGACTTCCAATGGGTCTTTGCGCAACGATTATAATCTCACCGCTCAATCAATTGAAAGCGGGAATATAAACGAAGCTGCTAGCCTCGTCCAGAAGCATATCTCCTCACTAAGGGATGCTAGTAGCCAATACGGAAGTATTGGAGATATGGTATCTAACATCCATGAGCCTTCGGGACTCAAGAAGTGGTCTTCCATCTGGACAGCTCCCATTCCGGATTATGCCCCTTCATTCATGAGGAGTGAGGTGGCAGGTTACATCATATCAGCTGTAGTAGGTATACTGCTCGTCACATTAGTTACCTGGCTTATAGGGAAAATATTTTTGGCCAGTAGATGGAACAATGGATCCTAGTACACCAGGCTATGGTTTATGGGCTTGATTAGTAAAAAGAATAAGAGAGCTGGGTTTCTAGAGAAGAGCTTAGATGGAATAACCCATGCTTTGGAGAGGGCTTCCTTTAGTGAGCATACTTATGGTAAAGGAGGCTTCCTGCAGCGGCTGGATCCAAGGGTAAAGGTTATAGGCTTCTTGCTTATCATCTTATCTTCAGCTGCGTCTAAGTCTCTTCTTGTGATCTTGAGCATATATATCTTTTCTATAGTATTGGCTATTATTTCCAAAGTCTCTCTAGGAGCTATTGCCAGGACCGTGTGGATCGGCGCCCTCATATTCACGGGGGCTATAGCCCTCCCAGCTCTTTTTCTTACTCCTGGGAATCCCATTTTTCACATTCCAATCCTTGGTTGGGGTGTGACCGAGCAGGGAGTAAAAAGTGCAGCATTTCTTATATCTCGGGTCATAACATCTGCTACCTTTGCGTTTCTACTTGTACTAACTACTCCTTGGAGTCACATATTGAAGTCATTACGTTTCCTGCGGGTGCCTGTATTATTCGTGGTCATACTCAACATGACTTATAGATATATATTCCTGCTATTACGCACGGCGCAAAATATGTTTGAGTCTCGTAGAAGTAGGACTGTTGGGAAGCTCTCTCCTGCTGACAGCCGCAGGATAACTGCCGCAACAGCCGGTGTGCTGCTTAGCAAGAGCATGAAAATAAGTAGTGATGTCTATATGGCTATGCAGTCTAGAGGATTCCGAGGTGAAGTAAGGACACTTGAGGACTTTACAATGAGTTCTAGAGATTGGGTGGTCCTGCTGACATTTGTGTCCCTGAGCTGCCTGTGGCTATGGTTAGGAAGATAGGGAGAATAACTATGAGTGATCCTGTTTTTGTTCTGGAAGATGTGTGTTATAACTATCCTGGTGGTATAAAGGCTCTTGACGGTCTGAATCTCTCCGTAAATGCTGGCGATAGAATAGCCATACTCGGGGCTAATGGTTCCGGGAAATCAACATTACTTAGACTGCTGGATGCTCTGTACTTTCCTAGCCAGGGTAAGTTTACTGCCTTTGGAAGACTAATAACTGAAGAATCCTTCCAGGATGAGGATTTTGCATTTTCCTTTAGAAGAAGAGTAGCTTTGGTCTTCCAGGACCCGGATGTGCAGTTGTTCAATGCTACAGTTTTCGACGAAGTTGCGTTTGGTCCATTGCAGCTGGGTTGGGATAAGTCCGAAATAATTCGTAAAGTTAATGACATTCTGGATCTTATGGAGATAGCTCATCTTCGTGACCGGGCTCCGCACAGACTTTCTGGAGGTGAGCAGAAGAGGGTAGCTTTGGCCTCAGTTCTCATTCTTGATCCGGAAGTGTTACTTCTGGATGAGCCTACGGCTGCTCTTGATCCCAGGAGTCAGGAGCAGATCATAGACTTCCTAACCTTGTGGGGGCAGAAGGGCAAAACTATCATCTGTAGCACTCATGATTTGGATATAGTAGAGGACATAGCTGACAAGTGCTATGTCATACAAGCAGGTAAAGTCGCCGCGAATGGCAGTCCTGGAGATATCCTGGCAGATATCAATCTGCTTCTAAATACCAATCTTATTCGTACACCTAGGATCAGGCTCAATAGTCCCTAAGATCTGTACCAGCTAGGTCTTAATAAGTTTGGGCGCAGACAGTTTCTGCGCCCAAACTTATGTTGCTTTTTAGGTTTATCTGTTGATGGAGAATGTGACCTGTACGCTGATTGTTACTTTCATGCTGCCGGGCTCTATAGGAGTACTAACATCAGCAGCTGACCTGGCTTCAACACCTGCCGGCAATACTATAGGTGGATTAGAAACTGCTCCCTCGGAGATATATACTGGCAGCCCAAGAGTTACTCCAGCCGCCTGTGCTAGCTGTTGAGCCTTCTCCCTAGCATTCTCCATTGCTCTCTGGCGCGCTTGTTTCTCGAGCTCTGACTTATTCTCTATTCCAAAGCTTATACCGCTTACGTAATTGGCGCCAGCCTTAATGGCCTCATCCAGGATATTCGAGGAGGATTCTATGTTGCGTATAGTAACACTTACGTTGTTGTTGATAACAAAGACTCGCCTTTCCTGATCGTACCATATGCTGTAATTGGTTGTCTGTATATCCTTTTCCTTAACTCCTAGCTGCTTGATCTTATCTAGGATGTTGTTCATCTGTTTTGCGGCCTCTTCTCTTGCCGCTTCCAGAGAAGTGTTTTCGGTTTGAAATCCTAAGTTCAGATAGGCAGTATCTGGCCTAGCTACGGCCTCGCCTTCTGCCGTGACAGTTATGCCTGATGACAGTTTACTAGGTGCTGGATCGCTGCTTTGAACATCTTGGTCTTTCAATGTACTTGCCCTCGTTATAAACAAGCCATAGCTAATAGCTGCAACTGCTAATAGCAATAGTATTGCCTGTACTAGATTCCTTTTTATTGAGTGCCACATTATACTACCCCTCCGGTTGATGAACTCTTGTTTACTTTACCTTGCCTGTCTCCCGGGATATCACAAGCAGGTATTTTGTGATACTAAGACTGAAATTGTCCTATCTTAGTTCCCAACGTATTCAAGAAACATCCTGAACTAAGGTAAAATCGCTCTTTAGAAAACTGTTTAGGAGGGATTATGAGACTGGTAACCTACCTGGAAAACGATCTACCTAAGTTGGGAGCTGTCAATGATGATAGGGTGGTTGATCTAGCCAGGGCTTCTTCCGGAAGGCTACCTAGTACTATGATAGAGTTCATCGAGATGGGAGCGCAGGCTTTGGACTTTGCAAGGGAGCTAGTTTACGGGTCGGATAATCCCGCCTCTGTACCCCTTGAGTCAGTTAAGCTTCTAGCTCCGATTCCAGTTCCTCGTAGAAATGTAATGTGTGTGGGTTGGAACTATGCTGAGCATTTTGAGGAGGGTTTAAACAAACGAGGACCGAGCGATGCTGAGCAGATGCCAGAATATCCAACATTTTTTACTAAGCTCACAACTACTGTGATTGGCCCGGGAGAAGGCGTGCAGTTCAACAGGAAGATATCCGAACAGGTAGATTGGGAGGTAGAGCTTGCAGTAATTATTGGTCGTAGGGGCAGAAATATAACCCAAGAAGAGGCTATGAATTATGTCTTTGGGTACACCATAGCAAATGACGTATCAACAAGGGACCTACAAAGGCGTCATGGTGGCCAGTGGTTTAGGGGCAAAAGCCTAGATACTCACTGTCCAATGGGTCCGTGGATAGTGAC includes these proteins:
- the glgP gene encoding alpha-glucan family phosphorylase, producing the protein MSQDMEIRNKLNDLAYNLKWSWTPSTAELFSHIDSENWQKTKHNPVLLLKKISDERLRMLLADKSFVDRVNQEHDSLQRYLEANNTWFSENYGARDFSVAYFSAEFGLVECLPIYSGGLGVLAGDHLKSASDLGIPLVGVGLLYKNGYFFQKIDENGWQQEEYPDINYLHTPLTLVTDMSGNRVIGEVDVADAVVKFQIWKARVGRVDLYLLDTNLEENQAPYRDITDKLYGGDSEKRIQQEIVLGIGGIRALRMLGLYPQVYHMNEGHSAFLVLERMREMIQDMGKSFEEALETVRSTNVFTTHTPVAAGHDYFSIDLIERYLQSYINKLGISFEQLLALGRKRPEDENELFCMTVLALKSSSKNNGVSKLHGRVSQEMWRSLWPELPVEDVPIGYVTNGVHAPTWLSSSLRDILSDSEGNIDWQKILEVDDELLWRLHKELKRQLIELVNSRSKIGKLGNLTEDVLTIGFARRFATYKRATLLFSDEEKLAAILNNPQHPVQILFSGKAHPRDNGGKELIQKIVQLSKREPFLGKIAFIEDYDLEIARHLVRGCDVWLNNPVRPMEASGTSGMKASMNGVLNASTLDGWWAEAWESSNKGSDGFGWAIGDGKVYESPEVQNEVESRAIYELLEASIIPLFYDRDEKGIPRKWVKMMKEAISGLGPKFTTDRMLKEYVEGFYMVDRTDDKILV
- a CDS encoding zinc metalloprotease HtpX; protein product: MSKNGIKTVFLLTLLTGLFLLVGMLLGGRQGLVFAFVLALGMNFFSYWYSDKIALMMTGAREVGWEEAPELHQIVEQLAHQARIPKPRVYIIDSPAANAFATGRDPKHAAVAVTTGIMSILNRDELAGVIAHELTHVRNRDTLIQTIVATIAGAIMFLANMARWAFIFGGYSRSDDREGGANPLGALLVIIVAPIAATLVQLAISRSREYAADEGAAKLTGRPLDLASALQKLEASVAMHPMRVSPAASHLFIVQPLRGADLASLFSTHPPVAKRVARLYQIAQQMHGPSFAFS
- a CDS encoding secondary thiamine-phosphate synthase enzyme YjbQ; the encoded protein is MKTLEFTINTGNKPAVVDITSKIEEAIKDLQEGLVHVFVPHATAGLALMETGSGSEYDLINAIDQLFPKSSNYRHAHGSPGHGRDHILPAFISPFLVLAVRDKRLQLGTWQSIVLVDTNVDNTVRKVQINLIPSTV
- the acs gene encoding acetate--CoA ligase, which codes for MSDSIHDIAIESLMKEERIFDPPEEFRKRANINSPDIYKKAEENFEAFWDELAKSELHWFEPYQKVLDWNPPYARWFDGGKINVSYNCLDRHVLSGGGDKIAYYWEGEPGDTREVTYADLLRDVKKCANALKQLGVQKGDRVAIYMPMVPELPVAMLACARIGAPHTVVFGGFSADALAGRINDSQAKVLITADGGYRKGNIVPLKKNADEALKNTSSVEKVIVLKRTGHDVDMTPGRDIWWHDIVPNQSEDCPAEPLDSEHMLYLLYTSGTTAKPKGIVHTSAGYLLGVSLTHKWIFDIKPEDVYWCAADIGWVTGHSYIVYGPLANHTTSVIYEGAPDYPGPDRWWSIIEKYKVTILYTAPTAIRAHMKWGPQHAQAHDLSSLRLLGSVGEPINPEAWLWYYKYIGGERCPVVDTWWQTETGMIMISPLPGITRLKPGSATFPFPGVQADVVDEQGNSVPPGVGGYLVLKRPWPAMLRGIYGDPDRYVQTYWSRFPDVYFSGDGAKRDEEGYFWLLGRVDDVMNVSGHRISTIEVESALVDDPRVAEAAVIGQHDEVTGEAIFAFVILKSDVEPTPELGEELRQHVARKIGPIARPKRIMFTPDLPKTRSGKIMRRLLRDIANDRQLGDTTTLADASVVELIQSATKANVEDEDSVRR
- the cbiM gene encoding cobalt transporter CbiM, with translation MHIPDGYLSPSTCAVMYAATAPFWYIALQRLRKFLSSRLIPLISLMSAFSFVIMMFNIPLPGGTTGHAVGMGIASIVLGPWGSIIAISIALILQAVFFGDGGILAIGANCFNMAVVGSLVAYAIYRLLSGRAPLTSGRRVIAAAIAGYVAINAAAFLAAIEFGIQPMLFKDANGVPLYSFYPLSVAIPAMMIGHLTFAGIAEAIVTGGVVAYLQKVDPSLLRMTAADVEEGVQRTSISPRRLIPLWVTLALLVVLTPLGLLASGTAWGEWGTEEVVQEQAGYYIRNLSTSERQALASDFRSLASQTSNGSLRNDYNLTAQSIESGNINEAASLVQKHISSLRDASSQYGSIGDMVSNIHEPSGLKKWSSIWTAPIPDYAPSFMRSEVAGYIISAVVGILLVTLVTWLIGKIFLASRWNNGS
- the cbiQ gene encoding cobalt ECF transporter T component CbiQ, with translation MGLISKKNKRAGFLEKSLDGITHALERASFSEHTYGKGGFLQRLDPRVKVIGFLLIILSSAASKSLLVILSIYIFSIVLAIISKVSLGAIARTVWIGALIFTGAIALPALFLTPGNPIFHIPILGWGVTEQGVKSAAFLISRVITSATFAFLLVLTTPWSHILKSLRFLRVPVLFVVILNMTYRYIFLLLRTAQNMFESRRSRTVGKLSPADSRRITAATAGVLLSKSMKISSDVYMAMQSRGFRGEVRTLEDFTMSSRDWVVLLTFVSLSCLWLWLGR
- a CDS encoding energy-coupling factor ABC transporter ATP-binding protein, with product MSDPVFVLEDVCYNYPGGIKALDGLNLSVNAGDRIAILGANGSGKSTLLRLLDALYFPSQGKFTAFGRLITEESFQDEDFAFSFRRRVALVFQDPDVQLFNATVFDEVAFGPLQLGWDKSEIIRKVNDILDLMEIAHLRDRAPHRLSGGEQKRVALASVLILDPEVLLLDEPTAALDPRSQEQIIDFLTLWGQKGKTIICSTHDLDIVEDIADKCYVIQAGKVAANGSPGDILADINLLLNTNLIRTPRIRLNSP
- a CDS encoding SIMPL domain-containing protein; this translates as MWHSIKRNLVQAILLLLAVAAISYGLFITRASTLKDQDVQSSDPAPSKLSSGITVTAEGEAVARPDTAYLNLGFQTENTSLEAAREEAAKQMNNILDKIKQLGVKEKDIQTTNYSIWYDQERRVFVINNNVSVTIRNIESSSNILDEAIKAGANYVSGISFGIENKSELEKQARQRAMENAREKAQQLAQAAGVTLGLPVYISEGAVSNPPIVLPAGVEARSAADVSTPIEPGSMKVTISVQVTFSINR
- a CDS encoding fumarylacetoacetate hydrolase family protein — protein: MRLVTYLENDLPKLGAVNDDRVVDLARASSGRLPSTMIEFIEMGAQALDFARELVYGSDNPASVPLESVKLLAPIPVPRRNVMCVGWNYAEHFEEGLNKRGPSDAEQMPEYPTFFTKLTTTVIGPGEGVQFNRKISEQVDWEVELAVIIGRRGRNITQEEAMNYVFGYTIANDVSTRDLQRRHGGQWFRGKSLDTHCPMGPWIVTADEIEDPHNLRLSLKVNGVVKQDSSTKYMVFRIPRLIQELSLGSTLLPGDIILTGTPPGVGFARTPAEFLRPGDVMDLEIEKIGRLSNPVVEFND